CGCCACTCTCTTGTAACAGCCGCGTGGATGCCGAGCCGGGCGTCTGTCATGTACGTTTCATTCTCTCGAGTCATGAGTCAATGTCGGCGGCTCCACCTGCGTCGCTGCGCTACATCAGGGGCGGAGGCATCGCAATGTCCGAGATAAAAGTTTTGCGAACGCTCACAGGAGACTGGAACAGTGAATGTGATCGAGGCTCAGAAGTCCTCCGTCCAGAGTCGCTAGTgtggaggtggacgaggagcaggggctggtggaggtggtggtggtgcaggtgAGGTTGTGGAGTTGTAAGGTGCTCTCCTTGATGTGCTGGATGAAGAGGTTCCTCTCGTCCTCGGGCGTCTGGCCGTTCTGCGCTCGGACGATGCAAGTGGGCCGGTGCAGGTTGAGCATGTAGAcgagctgctgcttctgctgcttcagCTCCTCGATCTGGGCCTTCAGGTCGGCGTTGACGCTCTCCAGCTTCTCGGACTCCTGCAGGGAGGAGGCAACAGAGGGAAGGGAAACGTTAGAGCTGCTTTTTTAAGACATGCTTCTTTGGGTTGGCTCATCTTAAGAGTTTTTTTAAGAGCTGCATCAGAGAAAACTGGGATTTCCTGTGAAAACAGCTCCGTTATCTTTTCTCAAACTGATGAAAGCTGAAAAGTACCTTCTGCAAatcctccgtcttctccttcttcttgttGCGACACTTTGCAGCAGCCACTttgttcctctccctcctcctcttcctcctctcgtgcTCCTCAGGTGTCGACTAAAAGCCAGAGACAAAATAAACACCTTCAATTTGAGCCAATGCCTGGTAAAACGCAACGTCAATGTCCCAGAGACCCAGACGAGTCGCAGTGGCTTCCCCCTCTCGACCCACCTCTCTCTTGTATCCCGATCGGCCGGGGGCTCGCTCGTAGGCCCGGTCCGAGCAGGAGCTGGCCCCGTCGGAGCTCACGTCGATGCTGAGCCCGCTGGACAGCCGCTTGGTCTGGATGGCGAGCCGCAGCTCCTCCTTCACGATGGGCGTGAAGTTGGTGAAGTCGTCCAGGGTGAGCGTGCCCGGCGGGGACAGGCAGGGCACCAGGGCGGAGCAGCTGATGTCGGCCAGCGAGGGACCCGGGTGTTGCAGCATCATTCTGGAAACACACAAGGATGGATGAGGTCAGCGCGACTCACTGGGATTATTTTGGGTGGGCGGGCAGTAATTGAGTTCTATTATAGAAGCTATTTACTGTTTTCTTTCTAAAGTTATAACAtcatacaaaatgaaatacaataagCTTTACGTCAATATGAAGTGGCACAAACTCACAAAAAGTTACTATAATAATATTATGCTGTAGGTATACCGCAAAGCATCAGATGTCATTATAAACATACCATCAGAGTTACATATAATTGAGATTATATGTCAGTATTAagatttattctttattatgatataaaaacaaagatCTAAATGCTGCACAAGAGTTTAGGGAATATTCCAAAACAAGCTGCTGGCTGAGCAACATGTTGTGAAGGAGCAGCAAACATTCATGGTCAAATGAGGAGAATCACCTGGAGccaatttaaaatatttgcCTTCATGGGAAACAGATaagcaggaggaggaataaTATAAAAGATATAATCATTGATAACTGTGGATTACAATAGGTTTGTTATCTAAACAGAGCGGTGACTTATGGCGAAATATGACTTGATTTGGTTTTGATAAGAGGATTATGATGTTTGTATATCGGCTCAGcgagaccaaaacaaacatgtccGTGTAATTACAGTCATCAAGGAAATACTTTCTGCAAGGTTGTCATagggaataaaataaataaataatataatgagTCATCAGAAATTATAGTcataataattttgttttttctcattgatataaCATTGCTattgatttacagtatgtttttgaatttaacCTCCGTAATATTCCTCGGggttatcatttaaaaaaaacgaattcaatcttttgaaataaacaaaaacaaatattttaagaaATCAGCAAATTTAAATTAACT
This sequence is a window from Scophthalmus maximus strain ysfricsl-2021 chromosome 18, ASM2237912v1, whole genome shotgun sequence. Protein-coding genes within it:
- the atf3 gene encoding cyclic AMP-dependent transcription factor ATF-3 → MMLQHPGPSLADISCSALVPCLSPPGTLTLDDFTNFTPIVKEELRLAIQTKRLSSGLSIDVSSDGASSCSDRAYERAPGRSGYKRESTPEEHERRKRRRERNKVAAAKCRNKKKEKTEDLQKESEKLESVNADLKAQIEELKQQKQQLVYMLNLHRPTCIVRAQNGQTPEDERNLFIQHIKESTLQLHNLTCTTTTSTSPCSSSTSTLATLDGGLLSLDHIHCSSLL